The window GCAACAATCATGGCTTACTAAGGATAGGCCCATTAAAATGATGAAAAACGGTAGTTAAGGTATTAAAACAATTTCAGAAGAAAAAGGATATTACCTGCTCCCATTATTTTTATTACTCCATAATAGTTCCTCGCTTGATAAAGAATTCAGATGCATAAAAATAAAAGGACCCTTTGGTATCGGAGGGTCCTATTTCTTTAATATATGGTTCTAGTCTTTTATGGATTTAAATTCTCCAACTCCCACGTTTCAAAATTCAACTTACGATAGTAACAGTTCCGAGCTTCTCCCGCAGAATTCTTCGTATGACAGATCCCGCCTTTGCGAGGACGTACTTTGAAAAGCAATGAATTCTGTTCGCAATTCACCAAAACTTCCACTAAGTCGTAAACTTCTCCAGAGGTTTTTCCTTTTTCCCAGAGTTCATTGCGTGAAGTAGACCAAAAGACGGCAGTCCTAGTTTCTACTGCTACTTTCAATGCTTTCTCATTGGTGTATGCTACCAGAATGACCTCTTGCGTATCAATGTTCTGGACAGCCACCGGGATTACATCAGTACATTTAGCGGCGATTTTA is drawn from Hydrogenispora ethanolica and contains these coding sequences:
- a CDS encoding phosphoribosyl-AMP cyclohydrolase, whose amino-acid sequence is MNPLEEGKTLQLDFGKIAKIAAKCTDVIPVAVQNIDTQEVILVAYTNEKALKVAVETRTAVFWSTSRNELWEKGKTSGEVYDLVEVLVNCEQNSLLFKVRPRKGGICHTKNSAGEARNCYYRKLNFETWELENLNP